Proteins encoded together in one Cicer arietinum cultivar CDC Frontier isolate Library 1 chromosome 4, Cicar.CDCFrontier_v2.0, whole genome shotgun sequence window:
- the LOC101498397 gene encoding uncharacterized protein, translating into MNGRDSVVCPKPRRLGLLNFAVNDHPGRAFRWHLSCQVEPCDSNSSDSNPLDTILTKEIDYDMEQSCPLVSSSPPFFSGSPPSRVANPLIQDARFGDENFSPLSPSSWVVVPAPTGLPPSPSSSSRKGGCVRANFGNKPSVRIEGFDCLDRDRRNCSIPALA; encoded by the exons atgaacgGCAGAGACTCGGTGGTTTGCCCTAAGCCCCGCCGCCTCGGTCTCCTCAATTTCGCCGTCAACGACCATCCCGGCAGAGCCTTCCGGTGGCATCTCAG CTGCCAGGTTGAACCGTGTGATTCAAACTCATCGGACTCAAATCCGTTAGATACAATTCTCACCAAG GAGATTGATTATGATATGGAACAATCCTGTCCACTGGTATCCTCGTCGCCCCCATTTTTCAGCGGGTCACCGCCGAGTAGAGTAGCTAACCCACTAATTCAGGATGCTCGATTTGGGGATGAGAATTTCTCTCCTCTCTCACCATCATCATGGGTGGTTGTTCCTGCCCCAACCGGTCTGCCACCTTCTCCCTCATCCTCTTCAAGGAAGGGAGGATGTGTTCGGGCCAATTTTGGTAACAAACCTTCTGTTAGAATTGAAGGTTTCGATTGTCTTGACAGGGACAGGCGTAATTGCAGCATCCCTGCTCTGGCTtag
- the LOC101507502 gene encoding zinc finger protein JAGGED-like encodes MRPDGNPLDLNNLPDDNSRDHLSKQLLHNTSSPVTGYKEKEDDRKDEECGKVYECRFCSLKFCKSQALGGHMNRHRQEKETEKLNNARQLLLRNDHNLVAQAALHLGCYPTIATHMGDHHTTVPMRYQRSMSGSSSSNQQVQQYLYASSSSPSRQVSFPTHLNIPHQQQINNYHMSHVMSNSQQQQYGGESSNYTCIGAPVRQGGYPSTMNRFEDGL; translated from the exons AT GAGACCAGATGGAAACCCTTTAGACCTTAACAATCTTCCTGATGACAACTCTAGAGATCATCTTTCTAAACAACTTCTTCACAACACCTCCTCACCTG TTACAGGTTATAAGGAAAAAGAAGATGATAGAAAAGATGAGGAGTGTGGAAAGGTGTATGAGTGTAGATTTTGTTCCCTCAAATTCTGCAAGTCTCAGGCTCTTGGGGGACACATGAACCGTCACCGCCAAG AGAAGGAAACAGAGAAATTGAACAATGCTCGTCAACTGCTCTTACGTAATGATCACAACCTTGTTGCTCAAGCTGCCCTTCACTTAGG ATGTTATCCAACAATAGCAACACACATGGGAGATCATCACACAACAGTACCTATGAGATACCAAAGATCAATGTCTGGTTCATCATCCTCAAACCAACAAGTACAACAATATTTGTATGCATCTTCATCTTCACCTTCACGGCAAGTATCTTTCCCAACACACTTGAATATTCCACATCagcaacaaataaacaattacCATATGAGTCACGTGATGAGTAACAGCCAGCAGCAACAATATGGAGGTGAGTCAAGTAACTATACTTGCATAGGTGCACCGGTGAGACAAGGTGGTTATCCTTCAACAATGAATCGGTTTGAAGATGGATTGTAG
- the LOC101498060 gene encoding large ribosomal subunit protein uL15c, producing MSAAVASLIPVSWLPSLASPFKGNVKTLVARTCLCPCLKIQRTARTRVCVVNQVTSAVSVKADGENVRFRLDNLGPQKGSRKKPKRKGRGIAAGQGASCGFGMRGQKSRSGPGIMRGFEGGQMPLYRRLPKLRGIAGGMHAGLPKYVNVNLMDIENAGFQEGEEVSLETLKEKRVINPSGRERRLPLKILGDGELSKKLTIKARAFSTSAKEKLESAGCSITVLPGRKKWVKPSVAKNLARAEEYFAKKRDATSSEPASG from the exons ATGAGTGCTGCTGTCGCTTCTCTGATCCCCGTTTCGTGGCTACCCTCTCTTGCTTCTCCTTTCAAG GGAAATGTGAAAACCTTGGTGGCAAGAACATGTCTATGTCCATGTCTAAAGATTCAGAGAACAGCAAGAACCCGTGTTTGTGTTGTTAATCAAGTTACTTCTGCTGTTTCCGTGAAAGCAGACGGTGAGAATGTTCGGTTTCGTTTGGATAATTTGGGGCCTCAAAAGGGTTCAAGAAAGAAGCCGAAGAGAAAGGGAAGAGGTATAGCTGCAGGGCAAGGAGCAAGTTGTGGTTTTGGGATGAGAGGTCAAAAATCTCGATCTGGACCTGGCATCATGAGGGGTTTTGAAGGTGGTCAGATGCCACTTTATCGACGACTCCCCAAACTTAGAGGAATTGCAGGAG GTATGCATGCGGGATTGCCGAAATATGTCAATGTAAATCTGATGGACATTGAGAATGCTGGATTTCAAGAAGGGGAAGAGGTGTCTCTTGAGACACTGAAGGAGAAACGTGTGATTAACCCATCAGGAAGAGAACGAAGACTACCTTTGAAG ATTTTGGGTGATGGTGAACTAAGCAAGAAGTTGACAATTAAAGCCCGTGCCTTTTCCACATCAGCAAAGGAGAAACTTGAGTCTGCTGGCTGTTCTATCACTGTGCTTCCCGGCCGTAAGAAATGGGTTAAGCCATCAGTTGCGAAAAACCTTGCACGCGCGGAAGAATACTTTGCCAAGAAGCGAGATGCAACTTCTTCTGAACCGGCCTCTGGTTGA